TCTGCCTGCTGGTCAGCGAGGCCCACGAGGCGAGTCCCGCGCGGGCCCGGCTCTCCGCGGTCGCCGCCACCCTCGACGGCTTCGAACTCTCCCGGATCGACCTGGAGCAGCGCCGCGAGGGCGATGTGCTCGGCCAGGCCCAGTCCGGCGTCCGCTCCTCCCTGCGGGTGCTCAGCGTCATCGACGACGAGGAGGTCATCGCCGCCGCCCGCGAGGAGGCCGCCGTCGTCGTCGCCGCCGACCCGGACCTGGAGCACCTGCCGGAGCTGCGTACGGCTCTGGACGCGCTCCTGGACAAGGAGCGGGAGGAGTATCTCGACAAGGGGTGACCGGGGCCCGATCCGCCGGGACGCCATATCGTGGGTGCACGGCACGCGTACCGACCTGTGTGCCACCCGCGACCCTAGGGACAGACACTCATGACCCGCGTGATCGCCGGCTCGGCCGGCGGACGCCGCCTGGCAGTCCCGCCCGGGACCGGCACCCGCCCCACGTCCGACCGGGCGCGCGAGGGCATGTTCTCCACCTGGGAAGCGCTCCTCGGCACCCTGGAGGGCATCCGCATCGCGGATCTGTACGCGGGTTCCGGTGCCGTCGGCCTCGAAGCGCTCTCCCGCGGCGGGGTGCACGCCCTGCTCGTCGAGGCCGATGCCCGGGCCGTCCGCGTCGTGCGCGACAACGTCCGCACGCTCGGTCTCCCCGGCGCGGAGGTCCGGGCAGGCAAAGCCGAACAGATCGTGACAGGACCGGCGCCCGCCGACCCCTACGACGTGGTGTTCCTGGACCCGCCGTACGCCGTCACGGACGACGATCTCCGCGAGATACTCCTCACACTCCGTACGCAGGGCTGGCTCACCGACGATGCGCTCGCCACCGTGGAGCGCAGCACCAGAGGCGGAGAATTCAACTGGCCCAAGGGATTCGAGCCACTGCGGGCCCGTCGCTACGGCGAGGGCACGCTTTGGTACGGTCGCGCCGCCTCTACGTGCGAAGACGCACGATGACCGGACCGGAGAGCGAGGGAATCAAGTTGCGCCGCGCCGTCTGTCCGGGGTCATTCGACCCCATCACCAACGGACATCTCGACATCATTGGCCGTGCCTCGAAGCTGTACGACGTCGTACACGTCGCGGTGATGATCAACCAGTCCAAGCAGGGACTGTTCACGGTGGAGGAGCGGATCGAGCTGATCCGCGAGGTCACCGCGGACTTCGGCAACGTCGAGGTCGAGTCCTTCCACGGCCTCCTGGTCGACTTCTGCAAGCAGCGCGACATCCCGGCGATCGTGAAGGGCCTGCGGGCCGTCAGCGACTTCGACTACGAGCTGCAGATGGCCCAGATGAACAACGGCCTCTCCGGCGTCGAGACGCTCTTCGTGCCGACCAACCCCACGTACAGCTTCCTGTCGTCCTCCCTGGTCAAGGAAGTGGCGACCTGGGGCGGCGACGTCTCCCATCTGCTGCCGCCCAGGGTCCACGAGGCGCTCACGGAGCGTCTGGGTCAGAAGTGAAGCGCTGACCGTCCGTCACCAGGTGTCGGACGGGAGCCGACTGGCCTTACAGTCGTCCCGTCCGTCTCCAACAGCAGCAGAGAGTGGCGAGCACACGGTGGACGTGCAGAAGAAGCTCGACGAAATCGTCGAATCGGTGGGGAACGCCCGGTCCATGCCCATGTCGGCGTCGTGCGTGGTCAACCGCGCCGAGCTGCTCGCTATGCTCGAAGAGGTACGGGAGGCCCTGCCCGGCTCCCTCGCCCACGCCCAGGAGCTGATCGGCGGACGCGAGCAGCTGGTCGAGCAGGCCCGCCAGGAGGCCGAGCGGATCATCGAGTCCGCCCATGCCCAGCGCGGCTCGCTGGTCTCGGACACGGAGATCGCCCGCCGGTCCCAGGACGAGGCCGACCGCATCCTGACGGAGGCCCGCAAGGAGGCCGAGGAGGTCAGGGCGGAGGCCGACGAGTACGTCGACAGCAAGCTCGCCAACTTCGAGGTCGTCCTCACCAAGACCATCGGCTCCGTCGACAGGGGCCGCGAGAAGCTCCTCGGCCGTGGCCAGGGCTACGACAGCCAGGGGTACGAGGACCCGGACTTCGCCGAGGCGCCGGAGCGCAGCGCGGACCCGGAGACCCTCCAGCGGCGGGCCGACGACTACGTCGACACCAAGCTCGGTGCCTTCGAGGCCGTACTCGCCAAGACCCTGGAAGCGGTCGGCCGGGGTCGCCAGAAGCTGCACGGCCGGGTCGCCACCGACGATCTGGGGGCGCACATGGCCGCCCAGGACGCGGCGGGCAGCCAGGGGCACACCAGCGACGAGGACCACTGGGCCGGTCTGGCCGACCTGGCCACTCCGGACCAGACGCCCCAGCAGCCCCACTTCCCGGTCCAGGCACAGCCGGACTTCCCGGTCCAGCAGGAGCCGCAGTACGCGCAGACGTACGCGTACCAGGACCAGCCGCTCCAGCAGGACGCCTACGGATACCAGCAGCAGCCCGACCCGTACGCGGCCTACGCGCAGCAGGGCTACGACCCGAACCAGGGCCAGCCCCAGCAGGACTACGGCTGGCCGCAGCAGCCGGCCCAGCCCCCGGTGCAGCAGGGTGAGAGCGCGCTCGACGAGACCAGTCTCTTCGACACCAGCATGATCGATCTGGAGCAGCTGCGCCGCTACGAGCAGGGGCGCTGACCGGAACGCTCCGGAGCGCGCGGGACCCGATTGGGTGCTGGGCGGTGCGTCCAGTATCCTGGCCATTCGGTCGCGCCTATGTCCGCGATTCCGGCTGCCCGCTTCTCACTCGAATCCGGGACAGCCTTCCCCGGCGCAGCGCGATGCACACATGACTCGAAAGCAGGAAAAGCCCTGAACGGCCACCTCGACCACCGCAACCCTCTCGTGTTCGATACGCGCGAGCTGGGTCGGCGTCCTGGTGCCCTCAAGCGGCTGACCCGCTCGGTGGAGGCACCCAAGGACCTGGGTATCGACGGAGTCATCGGTGTGCCGGAAGGCGCGCCCGTGGCGCTGGATCTCCGCCTGGAGTCGGTCATGGAAGGGGTGCTTGTCACAGGCACCGCCCGTGCAACGGCCGAAGCGGAGTGCGTAAGGTGTCTGGAGCCGCTGAGCCGAGAGGTCTCGGCGGACTTCCAGGAGATGTTCTCGTACCCTGACGCCGATGACCGGGGCCGCAGCAGGACTGCGGAGCCGGTCGACGACGCCGAGGACGACGAGGACAGGTTCTTCCTCGAGGACGGCTTGTTCGACCTCGAGTCTGTGCTGCGTGACGCGGTGGTGCTCGCACTGCCGCTGCAGCCGGTGTGCAAGGAGACCTGTGCCGGTCTGTGTTCCGAATGCGGAATCAGGCTGGACGAGAATCCCGGCCACCACCACGATGCCGTCGACATTCGTTGGGCGGCACTGCAAGGACTCGCCGAGACCGTTCAGGACGGCGAGAAGGACAACATGGGCGGCGCCGAAGCAGGCGTCGACGAGAAGCAGGAGAAGTAGCCGTGGCTGTTCCGAAGCGGAAGATGTCGCGCAGCAACACGCGCCACCGCCGGTCGCAGTGGAAGGCTGCGGTCCCCACCCTGGTTTCGTGCGAGCGTTGCCAGGAGCCGAAGCTCCAGCACATTGCGTGCCCGAGCTGCGGCACCTACAACAAGCGCCAGGTCCTCGAGGTCTGAGCGGCTGGTGAGAGGCCCGATGTCTGAGTTGTCCAGCGCCAAGAAGCAGGCAGACAACGTCAACACAGCCTCGTCCCACACGCTTCTGGAAGGGCGGCTCGGGTATCACCTCGAGTCCGCCCTTCTGGTGCGTGCGCTGACCCACCGTTCGTACGCATACGAGAACGGCGGTCTGCCCACCAACGAGCGGCTCGAATTCCTCGGGGATTCGGTGCTCGGCCTGGTGGTCACGGACACGCTGTACCGAACCCACCCCGACCTGCCCGAAGGCCAGCTGGCCAAGTTGCGGGCCGCGGTGGTCAACTCGCGTGCACTTGCGGAAGTGGGCCGCGGCCTCGAACTCGGCTCCTTCATCCGGCTCGGCCGCGGTGAAGAGGGCACGGGTGGCCGGGACAAGGCTTCCATCCTCGCCGACACACTGGAAGCAGTGATCGGTGCCGTCTATCTCGACCAGGGCCTCAGTGCGGCCTCTGAGCTGGTTCACCGGCTCTTCGACCCGCTGATCGACAGGTCCTCAAGCCTCGGCGCCGGCCTGGACTGGAAAACCAGCCTCCAGGAGCTCACCGCGAGCGAGAGCCTCGGGGTTCCCGAGTACCTCGTCACGGAGACCGGTCCGGATCACGAGAAGACCTTTACTGCTGCTGCTCGCGTCGGTGGTGTCTCGTACGGCACCGGCACCGGCCGTAGCAAGAAGGAAGCGGAGCAACAGGCGGCGGAGTCCGCCTGGCGCGAGATCAGCGCCGACGCGGAAGCGCGACAGGCAGCGGCGAAGGCCGCCGCCGAGGCAGGGGTCGCCGACACTCCTGCCGAACCGTCGCCGCCGAACACGGACGTCGCTCCGGCCTGAACCATGAGGAAGCCCCTCGGTGCCCTGGTGCACCGGGGGGTTTTCCCTGTCCAGCACCGCCCAGTTCTCCCGAGGAGCGTCACCGTGCCCGAGCTGCCCGAGGTCGAAGTCGTACGGCGGGGTCTGGAGCGCTGGGTCACCGGTCGCACCGTCGGCGCGGTGGAGGTGCTGCATCCGCGTGCGGTACGCCGGCACCTCGGGGGCGGGCCGGACTTCGCGGCCCGGCTGCGCGGAATCCGCTTCGGCACGGCCATGCGGCGGGGCAAGTACCTGTGGGTGCCGCTCGACGACATGACCTTCTCGCTCCTGGGCCACCTGGGGATGAGCGGCCAACTGCTCGTACAGCCGCAGGACGCCCCCGACGAGAAACATCTGCGGATCAGGATCGCCTTCGACGACGCTCTCGGCACCGAGCTGCGCTTCGTCGACCAGCGGACCTTCGGCGGGCTCTCGCTCCACGAGAACACTCCGGAGGGGCTGCCCGACAGCATCGCGCACATCGCCCGCGACCCGCTCGACCCGGCCTTCGACGACGCGGCGTTCCACACCGCGCTGCGGCTGCGCCGCACGACGGTCAAGCGCGCGCTGCTCGACCAG
The Streptomyces sp. NBC_00234 DNA segment above includes these coding regions:
- the rsmD gene encoding 16S rRNA (guanine(966)-N(2))-methyltransferase RsmD, coding for MTRVIAGSAGGRRLAVPPGTGTRPTSDRAREGMFSTWEALLGTLEGIRIADLYAGSGAVGLEALSRGGVHALLVEADARAVRVVRDNVRTLGLPGAEVRAGKAEQIVTGPAPADPYDVVFLDPPYAVTDDDLREILLTLRTQGWLTDDALATVERSTRGGEFNWPKGFEPLRARRYGEGTLWYGRAASTCEDAR
- the coaD gene encoding pantetheine-phosphate adenylyltransferase, whose translation is MRRAVCPGSFDPITNGHLDIIGRASKLYDVVHVAVMINQSKQGLFTVEERIELIREVTADFGNVEVESFHGLLVDFCKQRDIPAIVKGLRAVSDFDYELQMAQMNNGLSGVETLFVPTNPTYSFLSSSLVKEVATWGGDVSHLLPPRVHEALTERLGQK
- a CDS encoding ATP synthase F0 subunit B, with translation MDVQKKLDEIVESVGNARSMPMSASCVVNRAELLAMLEEVREALPGSLAHAQELIGGREQLVEQARQEAERIIESAHAQRGSLVSDTEIARRSQDEADRILTEARKEAEEVRAEADEYVDSKLANFEVVLTKTIGSVDRGREKLLGRGQGYDSQGYEDPDFAEAPERSADPETLQRRADDYVDTKLGAFEAVLAKTLEAVGRGRQKLHGRVATDDLGAHMAAQDAAGSQGHTSDEDHWAGLADLATPDQTPQQPHFPVQAQPDFPVQQEPQYAQTYAYQDQPLQQDAYGYQQQPDPYAAYAQQGYDPNQGQPQQDYGWPQQPAQPPVQQGESALDETSLFDTSMIDLEQLRRYEQGR
- a CDS encoding YceD family protein; translated protein: MFDTRELGRRPGALKRLTRSVEAPKDLGIDGVIGVPEGAPVALDLRLESVMEGVLVTGTARATAEAECVRCLEPLSREVSADFQEMFSYPDADDRGRSRTAEPVDDAEDDEDRFFLEDGLFDLESVLRDAVVLALPLQPVCKETCAGLCSECGIRLDENPGHHHDAVDIRWAALQGLAETVQDGEKDNMGGAEAGVDEKQEK
- the rpmF gene encoding 50S ribosomal protein L32, which translates into the protein MAVPKRKMSRSNTRHRRSQWKAAVPTLVSCERCQEPKLQHIACPSCGTYNKRQVLEV
- the rnc gene encoding ribonuclease III — encoded protein: MSELSSAKKQADNVNTASSHTLLEGRLGYHLESALLVRALTHRSYAYENGGLPTNERLEFLGDSVLGLVVTDTLYRTHPDLPEGQLAKLRAAVVNSRALAEVGRGLELGSFIRLGRGEEGTGGRDKASILADTLEAVIGAVYLDQGLSAASELVHRLFDPLIDRSSSLGAGLDWKTSLQELTASESLGVPEYLVTETGPDHEKTFTAAARVGGVSYGTGTGRSKKEAEQQAAESAWREISADAEARQAAAKAAAEAGVADTPAEPSPPNTDVAPA
- the mutM gene encoding bifunctional DNA-formamidopyrimidine glycosylase/DNA-(apurinic or apyrimidinic site) lyase, translated to MPELPEVEVVRRGLERWVTGRTVGAVEVLHPRAVRRHLGGGPDFAARLRGIRFGTAMRRGKYLWVPLDDMTFSLLGHLGMSGQLLVQPQDAPDEKHLRIRIAFDDALGTELRFVDQRTFGGLSLHENTPEGLPDSIAHIARDPLDPAFDDAAFHTALRLRRTTVKRALLDQTLISGVGNIYADEALWRSRLHYERPTATLTRPTTATLLGHVRDVMNEALAQGGTSFDSLYVNVNGESGYFDRSLDAYGREGEPCHRCGTPIRRRAWMNRSSYYCPRCQRPPRAQTAS